The sequence below is a genomic window from Gammaproteobacteria bacterium.
GACAAACTCCTCACCTCCGTAGCGCGCGGCGATATCTATTCGGCGAATGTTGTCGAGCAGGATCTGGCTAATTGCTTTGAGTAGCTGGTCTCCGCTTTGGTGCCCGTAGGTATCGTTATATTTCTTGAAAAAGTCTACGTCCAGGAAGATTACCGATAAGCTAACGTTAAAGCGTGTGGCGCGAGCCACCTCCCTCGTTAGGGCGTCATAAAGGTGGCGATGATTGTAGAGCCCGGTCAGCCCATCCCGGATGGCAAGTTCCTCCAGTCGCTCATTGCTGTTCTTCAAGTTCTCCATCAGCGATTTTCGCTCCTTGATAAGCGCGAAATTCTCGATTGCACGTCGCGCCACATTAGTAATTAACCGCAGATCTTCAAGCGGTTTGATAATATAGTCGTATGCATCGCTCTTGAGCGCAGTGATCGCTGAATCCATCGATGCATGGCTCGTCATGATTACCACATGCGTTTCCGCCGCAAGTTGCTTGATCTCGCCAAGAAGCTCGAAACCATTCATGCCGCCCATTCGAATGTCGGTTATTACTAAAGGAAAAGGATTATCTCGGAAGAGGTCTAATGCCTCTTCGCCGCTTGGAGCCTGTACCACCTCGTACTTTTCAGCAACAAGAACCTCGGTCAGCATATCGCGGATGGACTCCTCGTCATCGACTACCAAAACGCGCTTCATTACTTTTGCTTGCCCATTTTGTTGGTCAACATCATCTATTTTGCCGACATCGACTGAATAATCTTTGCTCATGATGGGCCTTTCATTGAACCTTGTTCTGTTTGTTCTGTTGCTCTTCAGAACTTGTCGCCGCGTGTGATTCGGCGACTATCGGAAGCGTGATTATAAACGTGCTGCCCTTGCCGAGTTCGCTTTCGAGTGCGATCTCACCGTTGTGGTCCTTGATGATTCCATAAGTTACCGACAGCCCTAGCCCTGTGCCCTGGCCGACCGATTTCGTAGTAAAGAACGGCTCGAAGATCTTGTCCCGTATCTCCTCGGGTATTCCAGGTCCCGTGTCACTGACCACAATTTCGTTGTGGCCAGAATCGCTGCGGCGGGTCTCTACACGAAGCACACCGGGGTTACCGTTCATCGCCTGCTGGGCGTTAATCGCAAAGTTCATGAGTACTTGCTGGAGCTGGTTGTCATTGCCCAGGATCGGTGGCAGGTTGTCGGCGAGATCCAATTGCAGTTTCACGTGGTTGATGGTCATTTGGTGCTCCACGATAGCCAAGGCCTCTTTTACTACATGATTGATTTCGACCGGTCTATGTTGCGTCTCCTCCCGCCGCGCAAACTTCAGCAGGTTGTTGATAATAGTCGTACAGCGCTTGGTC
It includes:
- a CDS encoding diguanylate cyclase, translated to MSKDYSVDVGKIDDVDQQNGQAKVMKRVLVVDDEESIRDMLTEVLVAEKYEVVQAPSGEEALDLFRDNPFPLVITDIRMGGMNGFELLGEIKQLAAETHVVIMTSHASMDSAITALKSDAYDYIIKPLEDLRLITNVARRAIENFALIKERKSLMENLKNSNERLEELAIRDGLTGLYNHRHLYDALTREVARATRFNVSLSVIFLDVDFFKKYNDTYGHQSGDQLLKAISQILLDNIRRIDIAARYGGEEFV